From one Thermatribacter velox genomic stretch:
- the dtd gene encoding D-aminoacyl-tRNA deacylase, with amino-acid sequence MRAVIQRVSWSQVVVDGKVVAQIGRGLLVLLGVGKEDNEKDVEFMLRKIPNLRIFEDEEGKMNRSLMEIGGELLLISQFTLYGNCRKGLRPSFEKAASPEQANQLYELLLKMLREQGVKVQNGVFGAHMQVSLCNDGPVTIILDSKERRKGEQ; translated from the coding sequence GTGAGAGCGGTTATTCAGCGTGTTAGCTGGTCACAGGTTGTTGTTGATGGAAAAGTGGTAGCTCAAATTGGCAGGGGCTTACTGGTTTTACTTGGTGTGGGCAAAGAGGATAATGAAAAAGATGTGGAGTTCATGTTGCGCAAGATACCCAACTTGCGTATCTTCGAAGACGAAGAAGGTAAGATGAACCGGAGCTTAATGGAGATTGGTGGAGAACTTCTTTTGATATCTCAGTTTACTCTTTATGGAAACTGCCGGAAAGGCTTGCGTCCCAGTTTTGAGAAAGCTGCCTCGCCTGAACAGGCTAACCAGCTTTACGAGTTATTGTTGAAAATGCTCCGTGAGCAAGGCGTGAAGGTTCAAAACGGTGTTTTTGGAGCTCATATGCAGGTTTCTCTTTGTAATGATGGGCCAGTTACCATTATTCTGGATAGTAAGGAAAGGAGAAAAGGCGAACAGTGA
- the recJ gene encoding single-stranded-DNA-specific exonuclease RecJ encodes MGDRKWQIRKINKNYLYSLAKSLSMPLPIARVLVNRGLFTVKQIQEFFEPSVSALDNLLEIPGLRKASVLLDQSLRRKERILVFGDYDADGVTGCAILTRFLRKFSDQVFPYLPNRFSEGYGLSENAIRSIIARGIKPNLVITVDCGIKDFHGVRRLKELGAKVVVTDHHVPEVGRVPEADVVVSTWDWESGDLLFPLSGAGIALALIRSYADLVNLEMDPLDDHVGLACIGTVGDVVPLLEENRVIVRYGLERINKEPCCGLQALLEVSGVLGRPIGSEEISFVIAPRINAAGRIEDPYLALSLFLSREYKDALKRANYLNSLNSKRQREEEKVIRAIFDNPENQERFEEEIVVLSGEGWNPGVLGIVASRVSEKLNKPVIVLSCNGEDAIGSGRSIAGFNLVDALSACSSLLVRFGGHEMAAGLRLPVQNIVRFRESLNDLFSGEVAKIRKNRGLIVDAIVNLRDVDVEMLQWLQKMRPFGEKNPNPLFASLNVSIVKSWVWGRSNRHLRLLVKQGREAQEAVVINGVENSSELASSILADFVFEVQKDNFGHYPYLKVHDWRIKK; translated from the coding sequence ATGGGCGACCGGAAGTGGCAGATCAGAAAGATTAACAAGAATTACCTTTATTCTCTTGCCAAAAGTCTTTCTATGCCCCTTCCTATAGCCCGAGTTCTTGTGAACCGTGGTTTATTTACCGTAAAGCAGATTCAAGAGTTCTTCGAACCAAGCGTTTCAGCACTTGATAATTTGCTGGAAATCCCTGGCCTTCGTAAAGCTTCGGTGTTACTGGACCAATCATTGCGCAGAAAAGAGAGAATCTTAGTTTTTGGTGATTACGACGCCGATGGTGTAACTGGCTGTGCAATTCTTACTCGTTTTCTGCGTAAATTTTCAGACCAGGTGTTTCCTTATCTCCCTAATCGTTTTAGTGAGGGATATGGTCTTTCTGAAAACGCAATCCGATCTATAATTGCCAGAGGTATCAAGCCAAACCTGGTAATTACTGTGGATTGTGGCATTAAGGATTTTCATGGAGTACGTCGTCTCAAAGAATTGGGAGCAAAAGTAGTTGTTACTGATCATCACGTTCCTGAAGTGGGTCGTGTTCCCGAAGCGGATGTAGTGGTAAGTACCTGGGATTGGGAATCGGGTGACCTCCTTTTCCCTCTTTCTGGGGCAGGAATTGCACTTGCTTTGATTCGCTCTTATGCTGACCTGGTCAATCTCGAGATGGATCCACTGGATGACCACGTTGGACTTGCTTGTATAGGCACAGTGGGTGATGTGGTGCCGCTTCTTGAAGAAAATAGGGTTATCGTTAGGTATGGTCTCGAAAGGATTAATAAAGAGCCTTGCTGTGGTTTACAGGCTTTGCTCGAGGTTTCCGGCGTTTTAGGAAGGCCTATTGGGTCTGAGGAGATAAGCTTTGTAATTGCTCCACGAATCAATGCAGCAGGAAGAATTGAGGACCCCTATCTGGCTCTTTCGTTATTCTTGAGTCGAGAGTATAAGGATGCGCTGAAGCGAGCCAATTATCTCAATTCTCTTAATTCCAAAAGACAGAGAGAAGAGGAAAAGGTTATTCGTGCTATCTTTGATAATCCTGAAAATCAGGAACGTTTCGAGGAAGAAATAGTGGTTCTGTCTGGCGAGGGATGGAATCCTGGTGTTTTAGGCATTGTAGCTTCCCGGGTGAGTGAGAAACTGAATAAGCCAGTTATCGTTCTTTCTTGTAATGGTGAAGACGCTATAGGTTCAGGGCGCAGCATAGCGGGTTTTAACCTGGTTGACGCATTGTCTGCTTGTTCTTCGCTTTTGGTTCGCTTTGGGGGGCATGAGATGGCTGCCGGATTAAGATTACCGGTGCAAAACATTGTTCGTTTCCGCGAATCCCTGAACGACCTTTTTAGCGGGGAAGTGGCAAAAATACGTAAGAATAGGGGGCTCATCGTTGACGCTATAGTTAACCTTAGGGACGTTGACGTTGAAATGTTGCAGTGGTTGCAAAAGATGAGGCCTTTTGGCGAGAAAAATCCCAACCCGCTTTTTGCTTCTTTGAATGTTTCGATTGTAAAGAGCTGGGTTTGGGGAAGAAGCAACCGGCATTTACGCCTTTTGGTTAAACAGGGCAGAGAAGCTCAGGAAGCAGTGGTCATTAACGGAGTAGAAAATTCTTCAGAGCTTGCTTCCAGTATCCTGGCTGATTTCGTTTTTGAAGTACAAAAAGACAATTTTGGACACTATCCTTACCTGAAAGTTCACGATTGGCGAATCAAAAAATGA
- a CDS encoding MBL fold metallo-hydrolase translates to MKVWMEHFVLGELMTNSFLVGVDEEVILIDPAVPAQEIADFINKRGLHLRFIANTHGHIDHIGGNDFFKRLFPEAKLVVSEQDLVYLDKPELNLSSELGRPYRSPFPDLLFNEEVSTLKLKEEEIKVYFTPGHTPGSVCFYFAARKWLFSGDALFAGSIGRTDLPGGSMRDLLESLERLFRDFDPDTEIFPGHGPFSTLAKERATNPFVLEYLNL, encoded by the coding sequence GTGAAGGTTTGGATGGAGCATTTTGTCCTTGGAGAGCTGATGACCAACAGTTTTTTGGTGGGAGTGGACGAAGAGGTTATATTGATTGATCCTGCTGTTCCAGCTCAGGAAATAGCTGATTTTATCAATAAAAGAGGATTGCATTTGCGGTTTATAGCCAACACCCATGGTCATATCGATCATATTGGGGGAAATGACTTTTTTAAACGGCTTTTTCCTGAGGCTAAGCTGGTGGTATCTGAACAAGACTTGGTTTATCTGGACAAGCCTGAGTTGAACCTTTCTTCCGAGTTGGGCAGGCCTTATCGCTCACCTTTCCCTGACCTGCTCTTCAACGAAGAGGTGTCGACTCTAAAATTGAAAGAGGAAGAAATCAAGGTTTACTTCACCCCTGGTCACACCCCAGGAAGTGTCTGTTTTTATTTTGCTGCCCGTAAATGGCTTTTTAGCGGTGATGCTTTGTTTGCCGGTTCTATAGGTCGTACTGATCTTCCTGGAGGGTCGATGCGAGACCTTTTGGAATCTCTGGAGAGGCTTTTCAGGGACTTTGACCCTGATACTGAGATTTTCCCCGGACATGGCCCTTTTTCAACGCTTGCCAAGGAAAGGGCAACCAATCCTTTCGTGCTTGAGTATTTAAACCTCTGA
- a CDS encoding GAF domain-containing protein yields the protein MREKLEAITRISELITSNMYFEDVLKLIVTITAQVMQSNICSLMLLDEEKKVLEVKATQSISEAYNSKPPLRLGEGIAGRVALEGKPIIVKDVKKDPRYVNKDIAVKEGLSSLISLPLQVKGKIVGVLNLYTSTPRDFSEEEVRVLTAIANQAAVVVENYRLLVESELIREELEKRKKIERAKGILMKEFGIDEDEAYRRIQRYSMDKQKPMKEVAEAIITTWELRQKH from the coding sequence GTGAGAGAAAAGCTGGAAGCCATAACTCGTATTAGTGAATTGATCACTTCCAACATGTATTTTGAGGATGTTTTGAAATTGATTGTTACCATTACTGCCCAGGTCATGCAGTCTAACATCTGTTCTTTGATGTTGCTTGATGAAGAGAAAAAGGTTCTCGAGGTCAAAGCTACTCAATCGATATCTGAGGCTTATAATAGCAAGCCTCCACTGAGGCTCGGCGAAGGCATTGCGGGGAGAGTAGCTCTTGAGGGGAAGCCCATCATTGTGAAGGACGTAAAGAAAGACCCTCGTTATGTTAATAAGGATATAGCAGTTAAGGAAGGTCTTTCCTCGCTAATCAGTTTACCACTCCAGGTGAAAGGGAAGATTGTCGGCGTTTTAAATCTCTATACTTCAACTCCTCGGGACTTCAGCGAAGAAGAGGTTCGGGTTCTTACTGCTATTGCCAATCAGGCAGCGGTTGTGGTCGAGAACTACCGCTTACTTGTGGAAAGTGAGCTCATTAGAGAGGAGCTTGAAAAAAGAAAGAAAATTGAAAGAGCCAAGGGTATATTGATGAAGGAATTTGGCATAGATGAAGACGAAGCATACCGTAGAATTCAGCGCTATAGCATGGACAAACAAAAACCCATGAAAGAGGTTGCTGAAGCCATAATAACAACTTGGGAACTGAGGCAAAAACATTAA
- the secD gene encoding protein translocase subunit SecD, which produces MKRKNLPWKLIVTLALVVIALLVVFPLDNKIRLGLDLKGGSHIVLQCVDTPEAPVDEDSVRRVLEIIRNRVDQLGVSEPVIVRQGQDRILVQLPGITDPARAVEIIGKTALLEFKDEEGNVILTGANLKNAQVQYDRIGRPVVAITFDSEGAKAFAKATTANVGRHIGIYLDGKLISNPVVQEPILRGEAQISGRFTLEEAQNLAILLRAGALPVKVEVIENRSVGPTLGRDSINYGVRAAIIGAILVLIFMPIYYGRLGVIADLALLCYGIFLLALFIALKATLTLPGIAGLILTLGMAVDANVLIFERIKEEFRLGKTWRASVEAGFRKAFRTILDSNLTTLIAAVLLFSLGSGPVKGFGVTLSLGILCSMFTGIWVTRTLVEALAGWVGSNVKTEKADV; this is translated from the coding sequence TTGAAGCGAAAAAATCTTCCCTGGAAGCTGATTGTTACGCTTGCCTTAGTTGTGATAGCTCTTTTGGTGGTTTTTCCTCTCGATAATAAAATCCGTCTGGGTCTTGATCTGAAAGGGGGCTCTCACATAGTTTTACAGTGTGTAGACACGCCTGAGGCTCCTGTTGATGAAGATTCGGTGCGCAGAGTGCTGGAAATCATAAGAAACCGTGTTGACCAGCTCGGCGTTTCCGAACCAGTTATTGTGCGCCAGGGTCAGGACAGAATTCTGGTTCAGCTGCCAGGAATTACTGACCCTGCCCGTGCAGTGGAAATTATTGGTAAAACTGCACTCCTTGAGTTTAAAGACGAAGAAGGCAATGTGATATTGACGGGAGCCAATTTGAAGAATGCACAGGTCCAGTATGACCGAATAGGTAGGCCTGTAGTGGCAATTACCTTTGATTCTGAGGGAGCTAAAGCCTTTGCCAAGGCCACTACTGCTAATGTAGGGCGTCATATTGGCATCTATCTTGATGGGAAGCTTATTTCTAACCCAGTTGTACAGGAACCAATTCTCCGGGGAGAGGCGCAAATTTCTGGTCGTTTTACCCTCGAAGAAGCACAGAATCTTGCTATTTTGCTTCGAGCAGGTGCTCTCCCGGTAAAAGTGGAGGTTATTGAAAATCGTTCCGTTGGTCCTACCCTGGGCAGAGATTCTATAAACTACGGTGTGAGAGCTGCCATCATCGGCGCAATTTTGGTTCTTATTTTTATGCCCATTTATTATGGTCGTTTGGGTGTGATAGCCGATTTGGCCTTGCTTTGCTATGGAATTTTTCTTCTGGCCCTCTTTATTGCCCTTAAGGCCACGCTAACCCTTCCCGGCATCGCGGGGTTAATTTTAACCCTGGGTATGGCGGTTGATGCCAATGTATTAATATTTGAGCGTATTAAGGAAGAGTTTCGGCTTGGTAAAACCTGGCGTGCCTCCGTAGAAGCTGGGTTTCGAAAAGCTTTTCGTACCATTCTTGACTCTAACCTGACAACTTTGATTGCAGCTGTTCTGCTTTTCTCTCTGGGTTCTGGTCCAGTTAAGGGGTTTGGAGTTACTTTGAGCCTCGGTATTCTCTGCAGTATGTTCACTGGCATCTGGGTTACCAGGACATTGGTTGAGGCGCTTGCTGGTTGGGTTGGTTCGAATGTAAAAACAGAAAAAGCTGATGTTTGA
- the secF gene encoding protein translocase subunit SecF, translated as MKFLKLQSIDFIGHRKVAYGISIFLIVISVLSLGIQKLNYGVDFAGGTLLQYRFSREVSIEEIRDVLAEQGLAKSVIQRFSPQEFVIRTVKLGEEEKKALETSLGEKLGEVQLVRIEEVGPAISLDLRRAGFIAFLGAIAGILVYVSLRFEFRPAVTSVIALIHDGIVVLGLLSLFQREFTAPVLAAILTVLGYSINDSIVLMDRVRENLKLRKKEESFTGLVNRSINEMLSRTINTSLTTLLPVIALLFFGGKMLQDFAFTLFAGIVVGTYSSIFIASSLLVDWEARSPRRR; from the coding sequence ATGAAGTTCTTAAAACTCCAAAGCATAGACTTTATTGGACACCGTAAAGTGGCTTACGGTATATCTATTTTTCTTATTGTTATCTCTGTTCTGAGCTTGGGAATTCAAAAACTGAATTACGGCGTCGACTTTGCCGGTGGTACTCTTTTGCAATACAGATTTTCACGTGAGGTCTCTATTGAGGAAATACGTGATGTGCTTGCAGAGCAGGGACTTGCCAAAAGTGTCATTCAGCGGTTTTCTCCCCAAGAGTTTGTGATTCGTACCGTGAAGCTTGGAGAAGAGGAAAAGAAAGCACTCGAAACTTCTCTTGGGGAGAAGTTGGGCGAAGTACAGCTGGTCAGAATAGAAGAAGTGGGTCCGGCTATAAGTTTAGACTTGCGCAGGGCAGGTTTTATAGCTTTTTTGGGCGCTATAGCCGGTATTCTGGTTTATGTTAGCTTGCGTTTCGAATTCCGCCCTGCTGTCACATCGGTTATTGCCTTGATTCACGACGGGATAGTGGTTTTAGGTTTGCTCTCTCTTTTCCAGCGTGAGTTTACGGCTCCAGTGTTGGCAGCAATTTTAACCGTTCTGGGTTATTCTATTAATGACTCCATAGTTTTGATGGACAGGGTGAGAGAAAACCTGAAGTTACGGAAGAAGGAAGAAAGTTTCACCGGGCTTGTTAACAGGAGTATTAACGAGATGCTCTCTCGTACTATTAATACCTCGCTCACGACTCTTTTGCCGGTTATTGCCCTGCTCTTTTTTGGGGGGAAAATGCTACAGGACTTTGCTTTTACGCTTTTTGCCGGCATTGTAGTTGGTACTTATTCCTCCATTTTTATTGCCAGTTCCTTGCTGGTTGACTGGGAAGCTCGCAGCCCCCGCAGGAGGTAA
- a CDS encoding adenine phosphoribosyltransferase has translation MDLASYIRNIPDFPRKGVQFKDITTLLKNKEAFRYAMDSLATLLEPKQADIVVGIEARGFIIGAPLAYLLGCGFVPVRKKGKLPAETVSKSYQLEYGVSVLEVHKDAIEPGQKVLIVDDLLATGGTTKAVCELVEELGGNIVGIGFVIELEFLKGREKLQPYQIYSLVKL, from the coding sequence GTGGATCTGGCAAGTTACATCAGAAATATTCCCGATTTTCCACGCAAGGGAGTGCAGTTTAAAGACATTACTACTTTATTGAAAAACAAAGAAGCTTTCCGCTACGCAATGGATTCTCTCGCTACTTTACTTGAACCAAAGCAAGCAGATATTGTGGTTGGAATTGAGGCAAGAGGTTTTATAATAGGAGCTCCTTTGGCTTATCTTTTAGGATGTGGTTTTGTGCCGGTCAGGAAGAAGGGTAAATTACCTGCGGAGACGGTTTCTAAAAGTTATCAGCTTGAATACGGTGTATCAGTGCTTGAGGTGCATAAAGATGCTATCGAACCCGGTCAAAAGGTTCTGATAGTAGATGATTTGCTAGCTACCGGTGGTACCACCAAGGCAGTTTGCGAACTGGTTGAAGAGCTGGGTGGGAATATAGTGGGTATAGGTTTTGTTATAGAGCTTGAATTTTTGAAAGGCAGGGAGAAACTTCAGCCGTATCAGATTTATTCTCTGGTGAAGCTTTGA
- a CDS encoding bifunctional (p)ppGpp synthetase/guanosine-3',5'-bis(diphosphate) 3'-pyrophosphohydrolase yields MDILIEKVKSYNPSADWELINKAYQFALKAHEGQSRLSGEPFIVHPLAVAHICADLKMDDATICAALLHDVLEDSSVAREELVSLFGEEVVQLVEGITKLKLDFNPASREEVQIENYRRFFIAVARDIRVVILKLADRLHNMRTLKYQYRDKKEEIARETLEIYAPLAHRLGMAAIQVELENLSLFFLEPETYLNLQRKVERIKKEREQQIKVAEEILRERLRAAGISAEIQSRFKHIYSIYRKISRQNVRVEELHDLVAMRVITNAVSECYAVLGIVHELWSPVEGRFKDYIAVPKSNMYQSLHTTVIGPAGKPMEIQIRTWDMHRTAEYGIAAHWKYKEGKKLGEKDVFDERINWLRQILEWQQDLKSTREFMDDLKISLFDDEVYVFTPKGDLKKLPRGSTPIDFAYLIHTEVGNSCIGAKVNNKIVPLDYQLRSGDIVEILTSRSSSGPSPDWLSMCKTPGARNRIRAFLRKKNREINLEKGKKAFDKEMSKYTLSPAQESLVSANLKKFLEDNSLKTLEDLYIAIGEGRYSARRVINRIIPYSIRKHFLDRRKSSPGIFRRGEEAVIIQGASGLEVKLARCCAPLPGDPICGFVTRGKGITVHRGNCPNLRRNSFSKDRVLEAEWDRSVEALFPVGVVVEAVDRPKLLADVSGVVSNCQLEIKAVKAHSSGVEARIHFVVEVHDREELLRLLGALKEVKSVKVVRRGGVISAK; encoded by the coding sequence ATCGATATTCTTATTGAAAAGGTTAAAAGTTATAACCCTTCTGCTGATTGGGAATTAATCAATAAGGCTTATCAATTCGCTTTAAAGGCTCACGAGGGACAGAGTCGCTTGTCTGGTGAGCCTTTTATTGTCCATCCTCTTGCTGTAGCTCACATATGTGCTGACCTGAAAATGGATGATGCTACAATCTGTGCTGCTTTGCTTCACGACGTGCTTGAGGATTCTTCTGTTGCCAGAGAGGAACTCGTTTCTCTCTTTGGCGAGGAAGTGGTTCAACTTGTGGAAGGCATTACCAAGCTCAAACTCGATTTTAACCCGGCTTCTCGTGAGGAAGTGCAAATTGAAAATTATCGGCGCTTTTTCATTGCAGTTGCCAGAGATATTAGAGTAGTCATTCTTAAGCTTGCAGACCGTCTCCATAACATGAGGACTTTAAAGTATCAGTATCGTGATAAGAAAGAGGAAATTGCCCGTGAAACCCTGGAAATATACGCCCCCCTTGCGCATCGTCTGGGAATGGCTGCGATTCAGGTTGAACTGGAAAACCTGAGCCTCTTTTTTCTGGAACCCGAGACCTATTTAAACCTTCAGCGCAAAGTTGAGAGGATTAAGAAGGAAAGGGAGCAGCAAATTAAGGTAGCCGAAGAAATTCTTAGAGAGCGCTTGCGGGCTGCTGGCATTTCTGCTGAAATCCAGAGTCGCTTTAAGCACATATATAGCATTTATCGCAAAATAAGTCGCCAGAATGTTAGAGTTGAAGAATTGCACGATTTGGTAGCCATGAGGGTTATCACCAATGCCGTCTCTGAGTGTTACGCTGTTTTGGGGATAGTTCACGAACTCTGGAGCCCTGTGGAAGGGAGATTTAAAGATTACATTGCTGTACCCAAGTCTAATATGTATCAGTCGCTACATACCACAGTTATAGGGCCAGCAGGGAAGCCCATGGAGATTCAAATACGCACCTGGGATATGCATCGCACAGCTGAGTATGGTATAGCGGCACACTGGAAGTATAAAGAGGGCAAAAAGCTTGGCGAGAAAGATGTGTTTGATGAACGAATTAACTGGTTGCGTCAGATTTTGGAATGGCAGCAGGACCTGAAAAGCACTCGAGAGTTTATGGATGACTTGAAAATAAGTCTTTTTGATGATGAAGTTTATGTGTTCACGCCAAAAGGAGACCTGAAAAAACTCCCCCGCGGTTCTACTCCCATTGATTTTGCTTATCTCATCCACACTGAAGTCGGTAATAGCTGTATTGGAGCTAAAGTTAACAACAAAATTGTGCCCCTTGATTATCAACTGAGGAGCGGAGACATTGTAGAGATTTTAACTTCCCGTTCTTCCTCGGGTCCCAGTCCAGACTGGCTTTCGATGTGTAAAACTCCAGGTGCTCGTAACCGGATTCGCGCTTTTCTCCGCAAGAAGAATCGAGAAATTAATCTGGAGAAAGGCAAAAAGGCCTTTGACAAAGAGATGTCCAAATACACATTGAGCCCGGCTCAGGAAAGCCTGGTTAGCGCAAACCTGAAAAAGTTTTTGGAAGACAATAGCCTTAAAACCCTGGAAGACCTTTACATAGCCATTGGAGAAGGCAGATACAGTGCAAGGCGAGTAATTAACAGAATAATCCCCTATTCAATACGCAAGCATTTTCTGGACCGCAGAAAGAGTTCACCCGGTATATTTCGCAGAGGAGAGGAAGCGGTTATCATTCAGGGGGCTTCAGGTCTTGAGGTAAAGCTTGCTCGTTGTTGTGCGCCTCTTCCTGGAGATCCTATATGTGGTTTTGTAACCAGGGGCAAAGGCATAACCGTGCACCGTGGCAATTGCCCCAATTTGAGAAGAAATTCTTTCAGTAAGGATAGAGTGCTGGAGGCCGAATGGGACAGGTCCGTGGAGGCTTTGTTCCCGGTAGGTGTAGTTGTAGAAGCAGTAGATCGGCCCAAGCTTCTTGCTGATGTTTCTGGGGTGGTTTCGAACTGCCAGCTGGAAATTAAGGCAGTCAAAGCACATAGTTCGGGAGTAGAGGCCCGAATTCATTTTGTAGTGGAAGTTCACGACCGTGAGGAGTTGTTGCGTTTATTGGGAGCCTTGAAAGAAGTGAAAAGTGTCAAAGTAGTGCGCAGAGGAGGTGTGATAAGCGCTAAGTGA
- the glmM gene encoding phosphoglucosamine mutase, whose translation MGKLFGTFGIRRVANEVLTPEMATELAMSFGTFIGGEPVVIGKDPRKHGEMLYSALKAGFLSVGCPVIELNTTATPALQWACRQWNFWGAMVTASHNPPEWNGIKFMEKSGKGLDREKEEKVEDIFFAKSFKRVGWQAIPQNTTKRDITQDYIKAIINRVNASAIKESRFRVLIDCANGAPSLITPYLLSELGCRVVSLNAHPDGNFPGRNPEPTPENLGDLTILMKNGSFDIGFAQDGDGDRLIVIKENGEFIPGDLSVSVVARELARSEKKGPIVTTVATTHLLQEIAKENNRECIITAVGDLVVAKVLQEKDGIFGCEENGGMIFPDFVWGRDGAMACAWILHIMATKQKTISELLAELPPYYQVKTKIKVDPEKKEKILNKIDEITSREQNRITIDGFKVIFDDGSWVLIRPSGTEPLIRVFAESRDKEKAEKLVKQYLEIIQNV comes from the coding sequence ATGGGCAAGCTTTTTGGAACTTTTGGAATAAGAAGAGTCGCCAATGAAGTGCTTACTCCTGAGATGGCCACAGAACTTGCTATGAGTTTCGGGACATTCATTGGTGGAGAACCAGTAGTAATAGGCAAAGACCCGAGAAAGCATGGTGAGATGTTATACAGCGCCCTGAAGGCTGGTTTCCTCTCGGTGGGTTGTCCGGTTATCGAACTGAACACCACAGCAACTCCGGCCCTGCAGTGGGCTTGCAGGCAGTGGAACTTTTGGGGAGCGATGGTTACTGCAAGTCACAATCCACCGGAATGGAATGGCATAAAATTCATGGAAAAAAGTGGCAAGGGGTTGGACAGAGAAAAAGAAGAGAAAGTAGAAGACATTTTCTTTGCCAAAAGTTTTAAAAGGGTAGGCTGGCAAGCGATACCTCAAAACACCACAAAAAGGGATATTACTCAGGATTACATAAAAGCTATCATAAACAGGGTAAACGCTTCAGCAATTAAGGAAAGCCGCTTCCGGGTCCTCATTGATTGCGCCAATGGAGCACCAAGCTTAATTACCCCGTACCTTTTAAGTGAACTGGGATGCAGGGTGGTGAGCCTCAATGCCCATCCAGACGGCAATTTCCCGGGTAGAAACCCCGAACCAACACCTGAAAACTTAGGAGACCTCACCATCCTCATGAAAAACGGCAGTTTTGACATTGGATTCGCCCAAGATGGTGACGGTGATCGGCTTATAGTCATCAAGGAGAACGGAGAATTCATTCCAGGAGACCTCAGTGTGAGCGTGGTAGCTCGAGAACTGGCAAGAAGCGAGAAAAAAGGACCCATTGTGACCACAGTAGCCACCACTCACCTCCTTCAGGAAATTGCAAAAGAAAACAACCGCGAATGCATCATTACGGCAGTAGGAGACCTGGTAGTGGCCAAAGTTTTGCAAGAAAAAGATGGCATATTTGGTTGTGAAGAAAACGGAGGAATGATATTCCCTGATTTTGTTTGGGGACGAGACGGTGCTATGGCCTGTGCTTGGATACTGCACATCATGGCTACCAAGCAAAAAACAATCAGCGAGTTGCTTGCGGAACTTCCCCCTTACTACCAGGTAAAAACCAAAATCAAGGTAGACCCGGAGAAAAAAGAAAAAATCCTTAACAAAATTGATGAAATAACTTCGCGGGAACAAAACCGAATCACCATCGATGGGTTCAAGGTAATTTTCGATGATGGAAGCTGGGTTTTGATTAGACCTTCGGGAACTGAACCACTTATCAGGGTTTTTGCCGAATCCAGAGACAAAGAGAAGGCAGAAAAGCTGGTCAAACAATATCTGGAAATTATCCAGAATGTCTAA
- a CDS encoding metal ABC transporter permease, with product MQKALLAGIIVGSLSAFLGVFVVLQNLAFLGTGIAHAAFAGIAIGYLLGVNPIAFTYFFCVIAGLGIAILAQSQKIREDTAVGIMFSSSMALGIFVVSFFKVSNTDLFGYLFGNILAVTRQDLIFSTIVAIFSIFTVLFYLKEITASILDFEMATVIGIPAVGYKYFLVALISLCIAISIRIAGIILVSALLVIPGATALQVSKTLKRALTLSTIIGAGTSLAGLSISYYLNSPPGSTIVLFAGCLFLLIRLMRFNQ from the coding sequence ATGCAAAAAGCGCTGCTGGCTGGAATTATCGTGGGAAGTCTAAGCGCTTTTCTTGGCGTTTTTGTAGTTCTGCAGAATCTGGCCTTCCTGGGCACAGGTATTGCCCACGCAGCATTTGCTGGAATAGCAATTGGTTACCTGCTGGGCGTAAACCCAATAGCCTTCACTTATTTCTTCTGTGTAATTGCAGGCCTGGGTATAGCCATCCTTGCTCAATCTCAAAAAATAAGAGAAGATACGGCAGTAGGAATTATGTTTTCTTCCAGTATGGCGCTTGGTATATTTGTAGTTTCTTTTTTTAAGGTCAGTAACACAGACCTTTTCGGTTATCTTTTTGGCAACATCCTTGCCGTAACCAGGCAAGACTTAATATTTTCAACAATAGTCGCAATTTTTTCTATTTTTACAGTCCTTTTCTACCTTAAAGAAATAACCGCTTCCATCCTTGACTTTGAAATGGCTACAGTGATAGGTATACCAGCCGTGGGTTATAAATATTTTCTTGTAGCGTTAATCTCCCTATGCATAGCTATATCCATAAGAATCGCGGGAATCATACTGGTATCAGCATTGCTGGTTATACCGGGAGCAACGGCACTCCAGGTAAGCAAAACTCTCAAAAGAGCCCTAACCCTTTCAACAATAATAGGAGCTGGTACATCTCTGGCTGGTCTTTCTATTTCTTACTACCTCAACAGCCCTCCAGGCTCAACAATAGTTTTGTTCGCAGGATGCCTGTTCCTCCTGATACGTTTAATGAGGTTCAACCAATAG